One stretch of Zhihengliuella flava DNA includes these proteins:
- a CDS encoding Na(+)/H(+) antiporter subunit C — protein MSINVLLLLVMAVLFATGIYLLLERSLTRVLLGILLISNAVNLLILIASGPAGLAPLYDKSIPAEEYADPLPQALVLTAIVITFAVTAFMLALIYRSWVIAKRDEVLDDPEDRRVAEQDSYDVEEDSEIAADSSEFEPADSAPTGPDVDRKGAKP, from the coding sequence ATGAGTATCAACGTGCTGCTGCTGCTCGTCATGGCCGTGCTCTTCGCCACCGGTATTTACCTCCTGCTGGAGCGCAGCCTGACGCGCGTGCTCTTGGGCATTCTGTTGATCAGCAATGCTGTGAACCTGCTGATCCTCATTGCGAGCGGGCCCGCGGGGCTCGCCCCGCTCTATGACAAGAGTATTCCGGCTGAGGAATATGCCGATCCACTCCCGCAGGCTTTAGTGCTCACGGCCATCGTCATTACGTTCGCCGTCACGGCGTTCATGCTGGCGCTCATTTACCGCTCGTGGGTCATTGCCAAGCGTGATGAAGTCCTCGACGACCCGGAGGACCGCCGCGTCGCCGAGCAGGACTCCTACGACGTGGAAGAGGACTCGGAGATCGCCGCGGATTCGTCAGAATTTGAACCCGCTGATTCGGCCCCCACCGGGCCGGACGTGGACCGGAAGGGGGCCAAGCCATGA
- a CDS encoding Na+/H+ antiporter subunit A, which yields MIVTLSLFGAATLAPLLFRRIGRSSFYVLAFFPAAGLVWLLAQLPAILAADQLAPTESEASPPGFSVPWLPALGVHFAFRLDALAALLGVLVLGVGALVLFYCARYFKNDDPNIGPFGAQLTAFAASMFGLVTADDMIVLFIFWELTTILSYLLIGYARTRIYARRSALQALIVTTFGGLTMLLGLVFLGQLAGTYRLSSVLAAAQSGAPELTGTAADIAVVLILVGAVSKSALVPFHFWLPGAMAAPTPVSAYLHAAAMVKAGVYLIARFAPGFSTTTWWHPTLLTLGVITLLVGGWRALRQRDIKLILAYGTVSQLGFLILIASIGTRDAALAACALMVAHALFKATLFLVVGIIDHQAGTRDIRKLSGLGRSAPKLFWVALLGAASMAGLPPLFGFVAKESVFEALLAHTGLPEEGLFGVSVAAWLIGGVVLGSIATFAYSARFMWGAFASKPGLSPTPFRPVPWTFLAAPAVLTLGTVVLAWVPGVLETLVEPYAQLFGEPAEPIHLALWHGLTPALGLSAVIVAVGVLMFVFRSAVARAQDKLYPVIDAERFYRYAVGGLDNTAVWVTGKTQRGSLQYYLMVILIVGAATPSVAAIFLEQPVPLSALAFESPAQLAIGLCMIAGALLAVRANKRFLAVLMVAVTGYGMAIIFALHGAPDLALTQLLVETIVLVAMVLALRSLPARLWTANPSGNKVLRACIGIGFAAAMVAIAIAAQAGRVAEPISLSLPQLAYEVGNGHNIVNVILVDIRAWDTFGELTVLVAAATGVASLIYVRGRGDGGRSAADVEPGSVDRFSEPIHAPSRKTATLAIARYFAESAKEAWLVAGRTLAPERRSIIFEVVTRLLFHSLLLMSVYLLLTGHNLPGGGFAGGLLAGLAFVIRYLAGGRYELAEATPMSPGTLLGSGLAVAAASVVVPVAFGGELFQSVALEFTLPIFGEHKFVTSTVFDVGVYLIVIGLALDVIRSLGSEIDERAEERNITEAHDHVAGSEEGVAS from the coding sequence CTGATCGTGACGCTGTCACTCTTTGGCGCCGCAACGCTGGCCCCCTTGCTGTTCCGCCGGATCGGCCGCAGCTCGTTCTACGTCCTCGCGTTCTTCCCCGCCGCAGGGCTGGTGTGGCTGCTCGCGCAGCTGCCCGCCATCCTCGCCGCGGATCAGCTGGCACCGACGGAAAGCGAGGCCTCGCCGCCGGGCTTCTCCGTGCCCTGGCTGCCCGCGCTCGGCGTGCATTTTGCGTTCCGCCTCGACGCGCTGGCCGCGCTCCTCGGCGTCCTCGTGCTGGGCGTCGGCGCCTTGGTCCTGTTTTATTGCGCTCGGTACTTCAAAAATGACGATCCGAATATTGGTCCCTTCGGTGCCCAGCTGACGGCCTTCGCCGCCTCCATGTTCGGCCTCGTCACGGCCGACGACATGATCGTGCTGTTCATCTTCTGGGAACTGACCACGATCCTCTCCTACCTGCTGATCGGCTACGCCCGGACGCGCATCTATGCGCGGCGCTCGGCGCTGCAGGCCCTGATCGTCACGACATTCGGCGGGCTCACCATGTTGCTGGGCCTCGTCTTCCTGGGGCAACTGGCCGGAACCTACCGGCTCTCCTCCGTGCTGGCCGCAGCCCAGTCGGGCGCTCCGGAGCTGACCGGCACCGCCGCTGACATCGCCGTCGTCCTGATCCTCGTCGGCGCCGTGTCCAAGTCCGCGCTGGTTCCCTTCCATTTCTGGCTCCCCGGCGCCATGGCGGCGCCCACCCCGGTCTCCGCGTATTTGCACGCGGCCGCCATGGTGAAGGCGGGCGTGTACCTGATTGCCCGGTTCGCCCCGGGATTCAGTACGACGACGTGGTGGCACCCCACGCTCCTGACCTTGGGCGTGATCACGCTGTTGGTGGGCGGCTGGCGGGCCCTGCGCCAGCGGGACATCAAGCTCATCTTGGCCTACGGCACGGTCTCGCAGCTCGGCTTCCTGATCCTTATCGCCTCGATCGGCACCCGGGATGCTGCGTTGGCGGCGTGCGCCCTGATGGTGGCGCACGCACTCTTCAAGGCCACGCTTTTCCTCGTCGTCGGCATCATCGATCACCAGGCCGGCACCCGTGACATTCGCAAGCTCTCCGGCCTGGGACGCAGCGCGCCGAAGTTGTTCTGGGTAGCGCTCCTTGGCGCCGCCTCGATGGCCGGACTGCCGCCGCTGTTCGGCTTTGTGGCTAAGGAATCGGTCTTTGAAGCGCTGTTGGCCCACACCGGGCTCCCGGAGGAGGGGCTGTTCGGCGTCAGTGTGGCCGCGTGGCTCATCGGCGGTGTGGTGCTCGGCTCGATCGCCACGTTCGCCTATAGCGCCCGGTTCATGTGGGGTGCCTTTGCCTCCAAGCCGGGGCTTTCCCCGACGCCGTTTCGGCCCGTGCCGTGGACGTTCTTGGCGGCCCCGGCCGTCCTGACGCTCGGGACCGTTGTGCTCGCATGGGTGCCCGGCGTCCTCGAGACGCTGGTGGAGCCCTACGCGCAGCTCTTCGGCGAGCCCGCCGAGCCAATCCACCTCGCGCTGTGGCACGGGCTGACCCCGGCGCTGGGCCTGTCCGCCGTCATCGTGGCGGTCGGCGTGCTGATGTTCGTCTTCCGCTCGGCGGTGGCGCGGGCGCAAGACAAGCTGTACCCGGTGATCGACGCTGAGCGGTTCTACCGGTACGCCGTGGGCGGGCTGGACAACACGGCCGTGTGGGTCACGGGTAAGACGCAGCGCGGCTCGCTGCAGTACTACCTCATGGTCATTTTGATCGTGGGAGCCGCGACCCCGTCCGTCGCGGCGATCTTCTTGGAGCAGCCGGTCCCGCTGTCAGCTTTGGCCTTCGAATCGCCAGCGCAGTTGGCCATCGGCCTGTGCATGATTGCCGGCGCCCTCCTGGCCGTGCGGGCCAACAAGCGGTTCCTCGCGGTGCTCATGGTGGCCGTGACGGGCTACGGCATGGCCATCATCTTCGCGCTGCACGGGGCCCCTGACTTGGCGCTCACGCAGTTGCTTGTCGAGACCATCGTGCTCGTGGCCATGGTCTTGGCGCTGCGGAGCTTGCCGGCCCGCCTCTGGACAGCTAATCCATCTGGCAACAAGGTGCTGCGCGCGTGCATCGGTATCGGGTTTGCCGCAGCCATGGTCGCCATCGCCATCGCCGCGCAGGCGGGCCGCGTCGCGGAGCCGATTTCCCTGAGCTTGCCCCAGCTCGCCTATGAGGTCGGCAACGGACACAACATCGTCAATGTCATCCTCGTGGACATTCGTGCGTGGGACACCTTCGGTGAGCTCACCGTGCTCGTCGCCGCGGCGACGGGCGTCGCGAGCCTGATCTACGTGCGTGGCCGCGGCGACGGCGGACGGTCCGCCGCCGACGTCGAGCCCGGTTCGGTGGACCGCTTCTCCGAGCCGATCCACGCCCCCTCACGCAAGACGGCCACGCTGGCGATTGCCCGGTACTTTGCCGAGTCGGCCAAGGAAGCGTGGCTGGTCGCAGGCCGGACCTTGGCGCCGGAACGCCGGTCCATCATCTTCGAGGTGGTCACGCGGCTGCTGTTCCACTCGCTGTTGCTGATGAGTGTCTACCTCTTGCTGACGGGGCACAACCTCCCCGGCGGCGGCTTCGCTGGCGGCCTGCTGGCTGGCCTGGCGTTCGTGATTCGCTACCTCGCCGGCGGACGCTACGAGTTGGCTGAGGCGACTCCCATGAGCCCGGGAACCCTGCTGGGCTCCGGCCTCGCGGTCGCCGCGGCCAGCGTGGTGGTGCCAGTGGCCTTTGGTGGGGAACTGTTCCAATCGGTGGCGCTGGAATTCACCCTGCCTATCTTTGGCGAACACAAGTTCGTCACCTCCACGGTGTTCGACGTGGGCGTGTACCTCATCGTGATTGGCCTGGCCCTCGACGTGATCCGCAGCTTGGGGTCGGAGATTGACGAACGGGCCGAGGAGCGCAATATCACCGAGGCGCATGACCACGTCGCCGGATCCGAGGAAGGGGTGGCCTCATGA
- a CDS encoding MFS transporter gives MNITQPRIFTRQVMAWAAWDWGSAAINAVMTTFVFTVYLTSSAFGDTDENSAALGAGLAIAGLAIALLAPVTGRRSDAGGRRRFWLGVNSVLVALTTAACFFVFPDPSFLMFGIVLIALSSVFAEFATVNYYAMLPQISTPATIGRVSGFGWSMGYLGGIVALAIVLFGFVQPVVDWPGAAEDNALNLRLVAVFSAAWFFFFALPVLFAVPEKSREPGPKVSVLQSYVQLGRHIATLWRTARHTLFFLAASAVFRDGLAAVFTFGGVVAAGTFGFSTSEVIIFAIAGNVVAALGSLIGGFLDDRVGPKAVIVAALIGLLIAGLGLFLAPVVMASPTTGFWIFGLSLCLFVGPAQSSSRAYIARLAEDGREGEIFGLYATTGRAVSFLAPTAFTLAIALAAPYVADGGAQRFGILGILAVLLVGLLLLLPVRKPVSRGTTG, from the coding sequence ATGAACATCACACAGCCGCGCATCTTCACCCGGCAGGTCATGGCGTGGGCCGCATGGGACTGGGGGTCCGCGGCGATCAATGCCGTGATGACCACCTTCGTCTTCACGGTGTACCTCACCAGTTCCGCCTTTGGAGACACGGATGAGAATTCCGCGGCCCTCGGCGCGGGGTTGGCCATTGCGGGGCTGGCGATCGCGCTCTTGGCCCCGGTGACGGGGCGGCGATCCGACGCGGGCGGGCGGCGTCGGTTCTGGCTGGGTGTGAATTCCGTGCTGGTCGCGTTGACCACAGCCGCGTGCTTCTTCGTGTTTCCCGACCCGTCGTTCCTGATGTTCGGGATCGTGCTGATCGCGCTCTCGAGCGTTTTCGCCGAGTTCGCCACCGTGAACTACTACGCCATGCTCCCGCAAATTTCGACGCCGGCGACCATTGGTCGGGTGTCCGGGTTCGGCTGGTCCATGGGCTACTTGGGCGGCATCGTCGCGCTCGCCATCGTCCTGTTCGGGTTCGTTCAGCCCGTCGTCGATTGGCCCGGTGCGGCCGAAGACAACGCCCTGAACCTGCGGCTCGTCGCGGTCTTCTCCGCGGCGTGGTTCTTCTTCTTCGCGCTGCCCGTGTTGTTCGCGGTTCCGGAGAAATCCCGGGAGCCGGGGCCCAAAGTCAGCGTTCTGCAGAGCTATGTCCAGCTGGGCCGCCACATCGCCACCCTCTGGCGGACCGCCCGGCACACCCTCTTTTTCTTGGCCGCCTCGGCCGTGTTCCGTGACGGTTTGGCCGCAGTGTTCACGTTCGGCGGCGTCGTGGCCGCGGGGACGTTTGGCTTTTCCACCTCCGAGGTCATCATCTTCGCAATCGCCGGCAACGTGGTCGCGGCCCTCGGCTCGCTGATCGGTGGGTTCCTCGATGACCGCGTCGGGCCGAAAGCGGTGATTGTTGCCGCGCTGATCGGCTTGCTGATCGCCGGCCTCGGGCTCTTCCTGGCCCCCGTGGTCATGGCCTCCCCCACCACCGGGTTCTGGATCTTCGGGCTCAGCCTGTGCCTGTTCGTGGGCCCCGCCCAATCCTCTTCGCGCGCCTACATTGCGCGGCTAGCCGAGGACGGTCGGGAAGGCGAGATCTTCGGGCTCTACGCCACGACGGGGCGCGCCGTCAGCTTCCTCGCCCCCACCGCGTTCACGCTCGCCATCGCCCTCGCGGCCCCGTATGTGGCCGACGGCGGCGCCCAGCGGTTCGGCATCCTCGGGATTCTGGCGGTCCTGTTGGTCGGCCTCTTGCTGCTGCTACCGGTGCGCAAGCCGGTCAGCCGCGGAACTACCGGGTGA
- the dcd gene encoding dCTP deaminase: MLLSDRDIRSELDSSRIGLDPYDPAMIQPSSVDVRLDRFFRLFDNHKYAHIDPAEDQPELTRLVEVDPDEPFILHPGEFVLGATYEQVTLPEDVAARLEGKSSLGRLGLLTHSTAGFIDPGFTGHVTLELSNMATLPIKLWPGSKIGQLCFFRLTSPAEHPYGSGPYGNRYQGQRGPTASRSFQNFHRTGITR; this comes from the coding sequence GTGCTGCTCTCTGATCGCGATATCCGTTCCGAACTCGACTCGTCCCGCATCGGGCTGGACCCGTACGATCCGGCGATGATCCAGCCGTCCAGTGTGGACGTGCGGCTGGACCGCTTCTTCCGGTTGTTCGACAACCACAAGTACGCGCACATCGACCCGGCCGAGGATCAACCGGAACTGACCCGCCTGGTCGAGGTGGACCCCGACGAGCCGTTCATCCTGCATCCCGGCGAATTCGTGCTGGGTGCGACGTACGAGCAGGTGACCCTGCCGGAGGACGTGGCGGCGCGCCTCGAAGGCAAGTCTTCGCTGGGGCGGCTAGGGCTTCTGACCCACTCCACCGCCGGTTTCATTGACCCCGGCTTTACCGGCCACGTCACGCTGGAACTGTCCAACATGGCCACGCTTCCCATCAAGCTGTGGCCGGGCTCCAAGATCGGGCAGCTGTGCTTCTTCCGCCTGACCTCGCCCGCCGAGCATCCCTACGGCTCCGGGCCCTACGGGAATCGCTATCAGGGCCAGCGCGGTCCCACGGCCTCCCGCAGTTTCCAGAACTTCCACCGCACCGGCATCACCCGGTAG
- a CDS encoding M15 family metallopeptidase: MTSDRAPRALTAAARAPHRPGIGWARALGVGAVGLGLAVATALPAAQATPEGSSTTTPAAVVPVDAEPALQAGQAPHVEDLSDPSSLAAIANPARPLDPLDYAPEELEPVNASGDQLVPVAAEATRQLLDAAAEAGHPLRVESGYRSYERQSELFASYAASYGAEYASRISAEPGTSEHQLGLAVDVALANGYCTLQACFGDTPAGQWVAEHAEDFGFILRYPEGATETTGYAYEPWHLRYVGAEIVADFAASQATTYEDYAANLEAAADLVAEPLPEVLPGQAPLRLDVTDRPAGLLRLPDELRMGRPAS, translated from the coding sequence ATGACCTCTGACCGTGCTCCGCGTGCGTTGACCGCCGCCGCCCGCGCCCCGCACCGGCCCGGGATCGGCTGGGCGCGCGCACTGGGGGTGGGTGCCGTCGGTCTGGGGCTCGCGGTGGCCACGGCGCTCCCCGCCGCGCAAGCCACCCCGGAGGGCTCAAGCACGACGACGCCGGCCGCCGTCGTGCCGGTTGACGCGGAACCCGCGCTGCAGGCCGGGCAGGCTCCCCATGTGGAGGACCTGTCCGACCCCTCGTCACTGGCGGCCATCGCCAACCCGGCCCGCCCCTTGGATCCGCTCGATTACGCGCCCGAGGAACTGGAGCCCGTCAACGCGTCCGGGGACCAGCTGGTACCCGTGGCTGCGGAGGCGACGCGGCAGCTCCTCGACGCAGCGGCGGAGGCGGGCCACCCCCTGCGCGTGGAAAGCGGGTATCGCTCCTACGAGCGCCAGTCGGAACTGTTCGCGTCCTACGCCGCCTCCTACGGCGCCGAGTACGCCTCACGCATCTCCGCCGAGCCCGGCACCAGTGAACACCAGCTGGGACTCGCGGTGGACGTGGCCCTCGCGAACGGGTACTGCACCCTGCAGGCCTGCTTCGGCGACACCCCGGCGGGGCAATGGGTGGCCGAACATGCCGAGGACTTCGGCTTCATCCTGCGCTATCCGGAGGGCGCCACGGAGACCACCGGGTACGCCTACGAGCCGTGGCATCTGCGCTATGTGGGCGCGGAGATCGTAGCGGACTTCGCCGCGTCCCAGGCCACCACCTACGAGGACTACGCGGCCAACCTTGAGGCAGCGGCGGACCTCGTGGCCGAGCCGCTGCCGGAGGTGCTGCCCGGCCAAGCGCCGCTCCGCCTCGATGTCACGGACCGCCCGGCCGGGCTGCTCCGGTTGCCCGACGAGCTCCGGATGGGCCGCCCGGCCTCCTAG
- the kynA gene encoding tryptophan 2,3-dioxygenase has product MTVEKNTRSLESDIETDFKDKMSYGSYLSLETLLDAQHPVSTPEHHDEMLFIIQHQTSELWLKLMLHELKAVVERLRGDDLRFALKHIARVKHIQRTLTEQWSVLATLTPTEYAEFRGSLGASSGFQSYQYRAVEFVLGNKNAGMIKVFDADPAAQKLLTDLLEMPSLYDEFIRLLARRGFDVPAELVERDVTQAHTFSEPLVQVYKAVYENAAEHWDLYEACEELVDLEENFQLWRFRHMKTVERTIGFKRGTGGSSGVGFLKRALELTFFPELLAVRTEVGAE; this is encoded by the coding sequence ATGACTGTAGAGAAGAACACCCGCTCGCTGGAATCGGACATCGAGACGGACTTCAAGGACAAGATGAGCTACGGCTCCTACTTGTCGCTGGAGACCCTGCTCGACGCCCAGCACCCCGTGAGCACGCCGGAGCATCACGACGAGATGCTGTTTATCATTCAGCACCAGACCTCGGAGCTGTGGCTGAAGCTGATGCTGCATGAGCTGAAGGCCGTCGTCGAACGCCTGCGTGGGGATGACCTGCGCTTTGCGCTCAAGCACATTGCCCGGGTGAAGCACATCCAGCGGACCCTGACCGAGCAGTGGAGCGTCCTCGCGACGCTCACGCCCACCGAGTACGCGGAATTCCGCGGCTCGCTCGGCGCCTCGAGCGGTTTCCAGTCCTACCAGTACCGTGCTGTGGAGTTTGTGCTGGGCAACAAGAACGCCGGGATGATCAAGGTGTTCGACGCCGATCCGGCCGCCCAAAAGCTGCTCACGGACCTGCTGGAGATGCCCAGCCTGTATGACGAGTTCATCCGGTTGCTGGCTCGCCGCGGGTTCGACGTCCCGGCGGAGCTGGTGGAGCGGGACGTGACGCAAGCGCACACGTTCTCCGAGCCATTGGTGCAGGTGTACAAGGCGGTCTATGAGAACGCGGCCGAGCACTGGGACCTGTACGAGGCGTGTGAGGAGCTGGTGGATCTCGAGGAGAACTTCCAGCTGTGGCGGTTCCGCCACATGAAGACCGTGGAGCGAACCATCGGCTTCAAGCGCGGGACCGGTGGATCCTCCGGCGTAGGCTTCCTTAAGCGTGCCCTGGAGCTGACGTTCTTCCCCGAGCTGTTGGCGGTCCGCACGGAGGTGGGCGCCGAGTAG
- a CDS encoding fumarate hydratase: MSEFRYEDLLPTGQDETPYRLLTTEGVETIDGPGGRKFLSIAPSTLAQLAKEALHDISHYLRPAHLQQLRNILDDDEASPNDKFVALDLLKNANIAAGGILPMCQDTGTAIVMGKRGQHVLTEGPDERALSQGIFDAYTQLNLRYSQLAPLTTWEEKQTGNNLPAQVEIYADTKEGHEAQYEFLFMAKGGGSANKSFLYQETKAILNEEAMLKFLDEKLRSLGTAACPPYHLAIVIGGTSAEYALKTAKYASAKYLDTLPTEGAMTGRGFRDTELEDKVHQLTREFGIGAQFGGKYFCHDVRVVRLPRHGASLPVAIAVSCSADRQMKAKITSDGVFVEQLETDPAQYMPDESHPAVAAHDEETDGVTGTGGSSVVKIDLNQPMEKILAELTKHPVKTRLSLTGPLVVARDIAHSKIKERLDAGEEMPQYLKDHPVYYAGPAKTPDGMASGSFGPTTAGRMDSYVDQFQAAGGSKVMLAKGNRSGQVTEACERHGGFYLGSIGGPAARLALDCIKKVEVLEYEELGMEAVWKIEVEDFPAFIVVDDKGEDFFAATMKPTFTGIPVRTR, from the coding sequence ATGAGCGAATTCCGTTACGAGGACCTGCTGCCCACTGGCCAGGACGAGACCCCTTACCGCCTGCTGACAACGGAGGGAGTCGAGACCATCGACGGCCCGGGCGGGCGGAAGTTCCTGTCGATCGCCCCGTCAACCTTGGCTCAGCTGGCCAAGGAGGCGCTGCACGACATTTCTCACTACCTGCGTCCGGCCCACCTGCAGCAGCTGCGCAACATTCTCGATGATGACGAGGCGAGCCCCAACGACAAGTTCGTCGCCCTTGACCTGCTGAAGAACGCCAACATCGCCGCCGGCGGCATCCTGCCCATGTGCCAGGACACGGGCACGGCGATCGTCATGGGTAAGCGCGGTCAGCACGTGCTCACCGAAGGCCCGGACGAGCGGGCCCTCTCCCAGGGCATTTTTGACGCCTACACGCAGCTCAATCTGCGGTACTCCCAGTTGGCCCCGCTGACCACGTGGGAAGAAAAACAGACGGGCAATAACCTGCCGGCGCAGGTGGAGATCTACGCGGACACTAAGGAGGGCCACGAGGCCCAGTACGAGTTCCTGTTCATGGCCAAGGGTGGCGGCTCGGCCAACAAGTCCTTCCTCTACCAGGAGACCAAAGCGATCCTCAACGAAGAGGCCATGCTGAAGTTCCTCGATGAGAAGCTGCGCTCCTTGGGCACCGCCGCGTGCCCGCCCTACCACCTCGCCATCGTCATCGGTGGCACGAGCGCCGAGTACGCTTTGAAGACCGCCAAGTACGCGTCCGCAAAGTACCTCGACACGCTCCCGACGGAGGGGGCGATGACCGGCCGCGGCTTCCGCGACACCGAGCTCGAGGACAAGGTGCATCAGCTGACCCGCGAATTCGGGATCGGTGCGCAGTTCGGCGGCAAGTACTTCTGCCACGACGTGCGCGTGGTGCGCTTGCCGCGCCACGGCGCCTCCCTGCCGGTGGCCATCGCCGTGTCCTGCTCCGCCGACCGGCAGATGAAGGCCAAGATCACGTCCGACGGCGTGTTTGTGGAACAGCTCGAGACCGACCCGGCGCAGTACATGCCGGACGAGTCCCACCCGGCCGTTGCCGCGCACGATGAGGAGACGGACGGCGTCACCGGCACGGGCGGTAGCTCCGTGGTCAAGATTGACCTGAATCAGCCGATGGAGAAGATCTTGGCTGAGCTGACGAAGCACCCGGTCAAGACCCGCCTCTCGCTCACCGGCCCCTTGGTGGTCGCCCGAGACATCGCACACTCCAAGATCAAGGAGCGGCTCGACGCCGGCGAGGAGATGCCGCAGTACCTGAAGGACCACCCGGTCTACTACGCCGGCCCGGCGAAGACCCCCGACGGCATGGCCTCCGGCTCCTTCGGCCCGACGACGGCGGGGCGCATGGACTCCTACGTGGACCAATTTCAGGCCGCCGGCGGGTCCAAAGTGATGCTCGCCAAGGGCAACCGGTCCGGCCAGGTGACGGAGGCGTGCGAGCGGCACGGTGGGTTCTACCTCGGCTCGATTGGCGGCCCGGCGGCACGCCTCGCTTTGGACTGCATTAAAAAGGTTGAGGTCCTTGAGTACGAGGAACTCGGCATGGAGGCGGTGTGGAAGATCGAGGTCGAAGACTTCCCGGCCTTTATTGTGGTCGACGACAAGGGCGAGGATTTCTTCGCCGCCACCATGAAGCCGACGTTCACCGGCATCCCGGTCCGCACGAGGTAG
- a CDS encoding SseB family protein, which translates to MSETPETNESPATGAPEFNPDAPQNDLEAALVAGQQDPEKAGEVIATFLNSEIFFLSSEEVTEESKDVAPLVLQNPDGEPRIAVFSDLRRVPEQYIETAPFGVKVTGAAVVQNLNGAGLVLNAGHQIGFEIPAEGVEAIRQDFRPVTPEEDA; encoded by the coding sequence ATGAGCGAGACGCCTGAGACCAACGAATCCCCCGCAACCGGCGCACCGGAGTTCAATCCGGACGCACCCCAGAACGATTTGGAGGCCGCGCTCGTCGCCGGCCAACAGGACCCGGAGAAGGCCGGCGAGGTCATCGCCACCTTCCTCAACTCCGAGATCTTCTTCCTCTCCAGTGAGGAAGTCACGGAGGAGTCCAAGGACGTGGCCCCCTTGGTGTTGCAGAACCCGGACGGCGAGCCCCGCATCGCCGTGTTCTCCGACTTGCGCCGCGTGCCGGAGCAGTACATCGAGACGGCGCCGTTCGGCGTCAAGGTGACCGGTGCCGCCGTCGTCCAAAACCTTAACGGTGCCGGCTTGGTCCTCAACGCAGGGCACCAGATTGGCTTCGAGATTCCGGCCGAAGGCGTCGAGGCGATCCGCCAGGATTTCCGCCCGGTCACGCCGGAGGAGGACGCCTAA
- a CDS encoding multidrug effflux MFS transporter, which translates to MTETPPASSRPRYVPNVKYILMLGALAALPAISTDMYLPSLPTVAEDLAATEAAVQMTLSAMLIGGCVGQLVIGPFSDRFGRRLPLLIGISLHTVLSVACSFAPDVTTLVFLRIAQGFFNAAAAVVAIAVIRDRFVGSDAARLLSRLMLVIGVAPLFAPTIGGFIATHWQWRAVFYALALIGLVLVAIVFKWMPETLPPAARRQPGDVKPHRAYWSLLKDRQFMAFAVIPGLGLAVIMSYVVGSPFVFQDEFGLSPNQFALLFALNGCAIVASAQLNAYLVKRVAPAKVLRAAALAQFVFISVLFAVVTTGVGGLPALLLCLWLVLGAQGMIPANASVLALNNYGHMAGTAAAVIGALQAGIAGVVSPIVGLLGGGAQSMATVMLGAVTVTLVVLAVGTPVYRRDGWRQLATYDDA; encoded by the coding sequence GTGACCGAAACCCCGCCCGCTTCTTCGCGCCCTCGCTACGTCCCCAACGTTAAGTACATCCTGATGCTCGGCGCGCTGGCCGCGCTGCCCGCGATCAGCACGGACATGTACCTGCCGTCCCTGCCCACAGTGGCCGAGGATTTGGCAGCTACCGAGGCCGCGGTCCAGATGACGCTCTCCGCCATGCTGATCGGCGGCTGCGTGGGTCAGTTGGTGATCGGCCCCTTCTCCGACCGCTTCGGCCGCCGCCTGCCGCTGCTCATTGGCATCTCCCTGCACACCGTCCTGTCCGTGGCCTGCTCCTTCGCCCCGGACGTCACGACGCTGGTGTTCCTGCGCATCGCTCAAGGCTTCTTCAATGCGGCCGCCGCGGTGGTCGCGATCGCCGTGATCCGGGACCGGTTCGTCGGTTCGGACGCCGCCCGGCTCCTGTCCCGCCTCATGCTCGTCATCGGCGTCGCGCCTCTCTTCGCCCCGACCATCGGCGGCTTCATCGCCACGCACTGGCAGTGGCGCGCCGTCTTTTACGCGCTAGCGCTGATCGGCCTCGTCCTCGTGGCGATCGTCTTCAAGTGGATGCCGGAGACCCTGCCGCCTGCCGCACGCCGCCAGCCCGGGGATGTGAAGCCGCATCGCGCCTACTGGTCCCTGCTCAAGGACCGGCAGTTCATGGCGTTCGCCGTCATCCCGGGCCTCGGGCTCGCTGTCATCATGAGCTACGTGGTGGGCTCGCCCTTCGTCTTTCAGGACGAGTTTGGCCTGAGCCCCAATCAGTTCGCCCTGCTCTTTGCCCTGAACGGCTGCGCGATTGTGGCCTCGGCCCAGTTGAACGCCTACCTGGTCAAGCGCGTGGCCCCGGCCAAGGTCTTGCGGGCGGCCGCGCTGGCCCAGTTCGTCTTTATCAGCGTCCTTTTTGCCGTGGTCACCACGGGCGTCGGCGGCCTGCCGGCCCTGCTCCTGTGCCTGTGGCTCGTCCTCGGCGCCCAAGGCATGATCCCCGCCAACGCTTCCGTGCTGGCCTTGAATAACTACGGGCACATGGCGGGCACGGCCGCGGCCGTCATCGGCGCCCTGCAGGCGGGCATCGCCGGCGTCGTCAGCCCCATCGTTGGCCTACTCGGGGGTGGAGCCCAGTCCATGGCCACCGTCATGCTCGGCGCCGTGACGGTCACGCTAGTGGTGCTCGCCGTGGGCACGCCGGTGTACCGGCGCGACGGCTGGCGGCAACTCGCCACGTACGACGACGCCTGA